The following proteins come from a genomic window of Athalia rosae chromosome 1, iyAthRosa1.1, whole genome shotgun sequence:
- the LOC105688401 gene encoding ubiquitin carboxyl-terminal hydrolase 8 isoform X3 produces MPSTVLGRPLYCGTCINDLVRISEDIHLDKKKPKNVCQSLSKLLDQGKKYKLDGDDEMAYIVLMRWVYCIGWLQKTPEYSRNKDLLKPYVKGSQVKDILNQLEHIADKLKKRYNAKALEDGARRIVDNVENMQIKPECANDDDLMNEVSDVQLNLPDTPTDDPAKKEADKLISCMDMYQEMHKLDDRMIIIDIRARDEFESSHIKSNQCINIPADHIRLGILATDLFKSLASLGVDENRRRVIRHRTREYCDLIVLLDWQTTAASLKPTNRLNTLKTILQDWDPGVVYREIVVLEGGYKEWLTRFPTLTTNPSITPPDDEGNNIVEMLEEVEYPDWNQSDEDQPFIKVKHKPVPERSLKPTIKNILIIPKGDSLDYRNLGTTKTLDSLNDTNIYTRTDIADDAFNNGTKFHIPSTKGTDVSSMNDQDIKRRVVITQPVENELAKPAIDRSSKPVGEKTYDTNSETLLSLLKQKNETLKSKVKLENRRLELESQLFGREVAEDTNTEQKAETLKQIEVLNTTIMEKMKQFLGIEQKLREYKQDKIGVSPAQIEAQVRLQLDIGLAENEARNVAIRRNVFLNERDKKLEENLEMKKKNMSTPPKKTEPDTHKTPLRQDGPSMNSSLKRSYSSPNLAQVKKLKLQCHLESRKESIDRGLDTKIPQVDRTSKPLQQQQPRTDISNDTVINRQPLRRDREQRMSPVFGNMHPGITGLKNLGNSCYMNSIIQCLSNTTSLARYFIQGFYADDLNTKNKKTQGQVVEEVAQVIKALWCGHYRSISPRDLRVAIGQYKMQFESYEQQDSHEFLTFLLDWMHNELKTKAKLETDRSLSNAEKEWDKAMGGQTSIISQLFFGQLRSTISCTTCGNSSITYESFNSLTLSLPATIRCTLDDCIRRYVSGQRVSGWRCVNCKTTRDATKKFDFVKLAPIIVVHLNRFGETGGWIQKINTAVDFPLTSLDLRSYVANDSGTTTTTTNSYHQTYNLYAVSNHYGTMDGGHYTAYCKSASQNKWYKYDDPTVTEVSPNEVKSQTASAYLLFYTSVPNSPYMVM; encoded by the exons ATGCCAAGTACTGTGTTGGGACGGCCGTTATACTGTGGAACATGTATCAATGACTTAGTTCGTATATCTGAAGATATTCatttagacaaaaaaaaacccaaaaatgTTTGCCAAAGTCTGAGCAAATTATTAGACCAAGGAAAGAAATATAAGTTAGATGGTGATGATGAAATGGCTTACATAGTTTTAATGCGATGGGTATATTGCATAGGTTGGCTGCAGAAGACTCCTGAATACTCAAGAAATAAGGATCTTCTCAAGCCGTATGTCAAAGGATCCCAG GTCAAAGATATACTGAATCAGCTTGAACATATTGCTGATAAGTTGAAAAAGAGATATAATGCTAAAGCACTAGAAGATGGTGCCAGACGAATAGTAGACAATGTGGAGAATATGCAAATCAAACCAGAATGTGCTAATGATGACGATCTGATGAACGAGGTTAGCGATGTACAATTAAACTTGCCTGATACACCAACTGATGACCCAGCAAAGAAAGAGGCTGATAAGTTAATAAGTTGTATGGACATGTATCAAGAAATGCACAAACTAGATGATAGGATGATAATCATAGACATCAGAGCACGAGATGAGTTTGAAAGTTCACACATCAAGAGCAATCAGTGTATAAATATTCCGGCAGATCACATAAGGCTTGG AATATTAGCAACAGATCTGTTCAAGTCTTTGGCTTCTTTGGGTGTCGATGAAAATAGGCGTCGTGTCATTCGTCACAGAACTCGGGAGTACTGTGACCTAATAGTATTATTAGATTGGCAGACAACCGCAGCCTCTTTGAAACCAACCAATCGATTGAACACGTTGAAAACAATTCTACAAGATTGGGACCCTGGTGTGGTTTATCGGGAAATAGTGGTGTTGGAGGGAGGCTACAAAGAATGGTTAACACGGTTTCCCACACTCACTACAAATCCCAGTATTACGCCACCTGATGACGAGGGTAACAATATTGTGGAGATGTTGGAGGAAGTGGAATACCCTGATTGGAACCAATCAGATGAAGACCAACCGTTTATAAAAGTAAAACACAAGCCAGTTCCTGAGAGAAGCTTAAAGCCAACAATAAAAAACATTTTGATTATTCCCAAGGGTGATAGTTTGGACTATAGAAATTTAGGCACTACAAAGACTTTAGACAGCCTCAATGATACCAATATTTATACCAGGACAGATATCGCTGATGATGCATTTAATAATGGAACCAAATTTCACATTCCATCTACTAAAGGTACAGACGTCTCAAGTATGAATGATCAGGATATCAAAAGACGAGTTGTAATCACCCAACCTGTAGAAAATGAATTAGCAAAGCCAGCAATCGATCGCAGTAGTAAACCTGTTGGTGAAAAAACTTATGACACAAATTCAGAAACATTGTTGAGTTtgttgaagcaaaaaaatgaaacgctgAAGAGTAAAGTAAAGTTGGAAAATAGGAGATTAGAATTGGAGAGTCAGTTATTTGGGAGAGAAGTTGCTGAGGATACCAACACTGAACAAAAGGCTGAAACATTAAAACAAATTGAAGTGCTAAATACGACTATAATGGAAAAG ATGAAGCAATTTCTGGgtattgaacaaaaattacgaGAGTACAAACAGGACAAGATCGGGGTAAGCCCAGCACAAATTGAAGCGCAAGTTCGACTGCAGCTTGATATTGGCCTTGCAGAAAATGAGGCGAGGAATGTGGCTATTCGCCGGAATGTATTTTTGAATGAACGTGACAA AAAACTGGAGGAAAACTtggaaatgaagaagaagaatatgtCAACGCCGCCGAAAAAGACTGAGCCAGATACTCACAAAACACCTCTACGACAAGATGGACCATCAATGAACAGTTCCCTTAAACGATCGTATTCCAGTCCAAACCTCGCGCAGGTAAAGAAGTTGAAATTGCAATGCCAT TTGGAATCTCGAAAAGAATCAATTGATAGAGGTCTGGATACCAAAATACCTCAAGTCGATCGAACGTCGAAACCtctgcagcagcaacagccaAGAACTGATATTTCAAATGATACTGTTATCAACCGGCAGCCCTTAAGAAGGGATCGAGAACAACGGATGAGCCCTGTCTTTGGAAATAtg CATCCTGGCATAACTGGGCTCAAGAATCTGGGAAACTCATGTTACATGAACAGCATAATCCAGTGTCTAAGTAACACAACTAGCTTAGCAAGATATTTCATACAAGGATTTTATGCCGACGATCTGAAcacgaagaataagaaaactCAAGGACAAGTTGTTGAAGAAGTTGCACAAGTGATCAAAGCCTTATGGTGTGGTCACTACCGAAGCATATCTCCTCGAGATCTCAGG GTAGCCATAGGCCAATATAAAATGCAGTTTGAGAGTTACGAACAGCAAGATTCCCATGAGTTCTTGACATTCCTCTTAGATTGGATGCATAATGAACTGAAAACG aaAGCAAAACTGGAAACAGACCGATCACTCAGCAATGCAGAGAAAGAATGGGATAAAGCAATGGGGGGTCAAACCTCTATAATTTCCCAACTATTTTTCGGTCAACTGAGATCCACGATCAGCTGCACTACATGTGGAAATAGTAGCATCACATACGAAAGTTTCAATAGCCTGACTTTATCCCTACCAGCCACCATTCGATGTACCTTAGAC GATTGCATAAGGAGATATGTAAGCGGACAAAGGGTTTCCGGGTGGAGATGCGTAAACTGCAAAACTACGAGAGATGCTACAAAAAAGTTCGATTTTGTTAAACTAGCACCTATAATTGTGGTTCACCTGAACAGGTTTGGTGAAACGGGAGGatggatacaaaaaataaatacggcTGTAGACTTTCCACTCACATCACTTGACCTAAGGAGCTACGTGGCAAACGACTCAGGGACTACCACAACTACCACAAACTCTTATCATCAAACCTATAATTTATATGCCGTCTCAAATCATTACGGAACTATGGACGGGGGACATTACACTGCCTATTGTAAAAGCGCTTCGCAAAACAA GTGGTACAAATATGATGATCCTACAGTGACAGAGGTATCGCCAAACGAAGTGAAATCGCAAACCGCCAGCGCCTACTTGCTCTTCTATACATCTGTACCGAATTCTCCGTACATGGTCATGTAG
- the LOC105688401 gene encoding ubiquitin carboxyl-terminal hydrolase 8 isoform X1, whose amino-acid sequence MTTVGILDSAQSQLIPIQNSSSISQLSVATYSKLTVHPGVKMPSTVLGRPLYCGTCINDLVRISEDIHLDKKKPKNVCQSLSKLLDQGKKYKLDGDDEMAYIVLMRWVYCIGWLQKTPEYSRNKDLLKPYVKGSQVKDILNQLEHIADKLKKRYNAKALEDGARRIVDNVENMQIKPECANDDDLMNEVSDVQLNLPDTPTDDPAKKEADKLISCMDMYQEMHKLDDRMIIIDIRARDEFESSHIKSNQCINIPADHIRLGILATDLFKSLASLGVDENRRRVIRHRTREYCDLIVLLDWQTTAASLKPTNRLNTLKTILQDWDPGVVYREIVVLEGGYKEWLTRFPTLTTNPSITPPDDEGNNIVEMLEEVEYPDWNQSDEDQPFIKVKHKPVPERSLKPTIKNILIIPKGDSLDYRNLGTTKTLDSLNDTNIYTRTDIADDAFNNGTKFHIPSTKGTDVSSMNDQDIKRRVVITQPVENELAKPAIDRSSKPVGEKTYDTNSETLLSLLKQKNETLKSKVKLENRRLELESQLFGREVAEDTNTEQKAETLKQIEVLNTTIMEKMKQFLGIEQKLREYKQDKIGVSPAQIEAQVRLQLDIGLAENEARNVAIRRNVFLNERDKKLEENLEMKKKNMSTPPKKTEPDTHKTPLRQDGPSMNSSLKRSYSSPNLAQVKKLKLQCHLESRKESIDRGLDTKIPQVDRTSKPLQQQQPRTDISNDTVINRQPLRRDREQRMSPVFGNMHPGITGLKNLGNSCYMNSIIQCLSNTTSLARYFIQGFYADDLNTKNKKTQGQVVEEVAQVIKALWCGHYRSISPRDLRVAIGQYKMQFESYEQQDSHEFLTFLLDWMHNELKTKAKLETDRSLSNAEKEWDKAMGGQTSIISQLFFGQLRSTISCTTCGNSSITYESFNSLTLSLPATIRCTLDDCIRRYVSGQRVSGWRCVNCKTTRDATKKFDFVKLAPIIVVHLNRFGETGGWIQKINTAVDFPLTSLDLRSYVANDSGTTTTTTNSYHQTYNLYAVSNHYGTMDGGHYTAYCKSASQNKWYKYDDPTVTEVSPNEVKSQTASAYLLFYTSVPNSPYMVM is encoded by the exons ATGACCACAGTCGGAATTCTGGATTCGGCCCAATCCCAATTGATTCCGATACAAAATTCCTCGTCAATTTCTCAACTGTCAGTTGCGACTT ATTCAAAATTGACAGTACATCCTGGAGTAAAAATGCCAAGTACTGTGTTGGGACGGCCGTTATACTGTGGAACATGTATCAATGACTTAGTTCGTATATCTGAAGATATTCatttagacaaaaaaaaacccaaaaatgTTTGCCAAAGTCTGAGCAAATTATTAGACCAAGGAAAGAAATATAAGTTAGATGGTGATGATGAAATGGCTTACATAGTTTTAATGCGATGGGTATATTGCATAGGTTGGCTGCAGAAGACTCCTGAATACTCAAGAAATAAGGATCTTCTCAAGCCGTATGTCAAAGGATCCCAG GTCAAAGATATACTGAATCAGCTTGAACATATTGCTGATAAGTTGAAAAAGAGATATAATGCTAAAGCACTAGAAGATGGTGCCAGACGAATAGTAGACAATGTGGAGAATATGCAAATCAAACCAGAATGTGCTAATGATGACGATCTGATGAACGAGGTTAGCGATGTACAATTAAACTTGCCTGATACACCAACTGATGACCCAGCAAAGAAAGAGGCTGATAAGTTAATAAGTTGTATGGACATGTATCAAGAAATGCACAAACTAGATGATAGGATGATAATCATAGACATCAGAGCACGAGATGAGTTTGAAAGTTCACACATCAAGAGCAATCAGTGTATAAATATTCCGGCAGATCACATAAGGCTTGG AATATTAGCAACAGATCTGTTCAAGTCTTTGGCTTCTTTGGGTGTCGATGAAAATAGGCGTCGTGTCATTCGTCACAGAACTCGGGAGTACTGTGACCTAATAGTATTATTAGATTGGCAGACAACCGCAGCCTCTTTGAAACCAACCAATCGATTGAACACGTTGAAAACAATTCTACAAGATTGGGACCCTGGTGTGGTTTATCGGGAAATAGTGGTGTTGGAGGGAGGCTACAAAGAATGGTTAACACGGTTTCCCACACTCACTACAAATCCCAGTATTACGCCACCTGATGACGAGGGTAACAATATTGTGGAGATGTTGGAGGAAGTGGAATACCCTGATTGGAACCAATCAGATGAAGACCAACCGTTTATAAAAGTAAAACACAAGCCAGTTCCTGAGAGAAGCTTAAAGCCAACAATAAAAAACATTTTGATTATTCCCAAGGGTGATAGTTTGGACTATAGAAATTTAGGCACTACAAAGACTTTAGACAGCCTCAATGATACCAATATTTATACCAGGACAGATATCGCTGATGATGCATTTAATAATGGAACCAAATTTCACATTCCATCTACTAAAGGTACAGACGTCTCAAGTATGAATGATCAGGATATCAAAAGACGAGTTGTAATCACCCAACCTGTAGAAAATGAATTAGCAAAGCCAGCAATCGATCGCAGTAGTAAACCTGTTGGTGAAAAAACTTATGACACAAATTCAGAAACATTGTTGAGTTtgttgaagcaaaaaaatgaaacgctgAAGAGTAAAGTAAAGTTGGAAAATAGGAGATTAGAATTGGAGAGTCAGTTATTTGGGAGAGAAGTTGCTGAGGATACCAACACTGAACAAAAGGCTGAAACATTAAAACAAATTGAAGTGCTAAATACGACTATAATGGAAAAG ATGAAGCAATTTCTGGgtattgaacaaaaattacgaGAGTACAAACAGGACAAGATCGGGGTAAGCCCAGCACAAATTGAAGCGCAAGTTCGACTGCAGCTTGATATTGGCCTTGCAGAAAATGAGGCGAGGAATGTGGCTATTCGCCGGAATGTATTTTTGAATGAACGTGACAA AAAACTGGAGGAAAACTtggaaatgaagaagaagaatatgtCAACGCCGCCGAAAAAGACTGAGCCAGATACTCACAAAACACCTCTACGACAAGATGGACCATCAATGAACAGTTCCCTTAAACGATCGTATTCCAGTCCAAACCTCGCGCAGGTAAAGAAGTTGAAATTGCAATGCCAT TTGGAATCTCGAAAAGAATCAATTGATAGAGGTCTGGATACCAAAATACCTCAAGTCGATCGAACGTCGAAACCtctgcagcagcaacagccaAGAACTGATATTTCAAATGATACTGTTATCAACCGGCAGCCCTTAAGAAGGGATCGAGAACAACGGATGAGCCCTGTCTTTGGAAATAtg CATCCTGGCATAACTGGGCTCAAGAATCTGGGAAACTCATGTTACATGAACAGCATAATCCAGTGTCTAAGTAACACAACTAGCTTAGCAAGATATTTCATACAAGGATTTTATGCCGACGATCTGAAcacgaagaataagaaaactCAAGGACAAGTTGTTGAAGAAGTTGCACAAGTGATCAAAGCCTTATGGTGTGGTCACTACCGAAGCATATCTCCTCGAGATCTCAGG GTAGCCATAGGCCAATATAAAATGCAGTTTGAGAGTTACGAACAGCAAGATTCCCATGAGTTCTTGACATTCCTCTTAGATTGGATGCATAATGAACTGAAAACG aaAGCAAAACTGGAAACAGACCGATCACTCAGCAATGCAGAGAAAGAATGGGATAAAGCAATGGGGGGTCAAACCTCTATAATTTCCCAACTATTTTTCGGTCAACTGAGATCCACGATCAGCTGCACTACATGTGGAAATAGTAGCATCACATACGAAAGTTTCAATAGCCTGACTTTATCCCTACCAGCCACCATTCGATGTACCTTAGAC GATTGCATAAGGAGATATGTAAGCGGACAAAGGGTTTCCGGGTGGAGATGCGTAAACTGCAAAACTACGAGAGATGCTACAAAAAAGTTCGATTTTGTTAAACTAGCACCTATAATTGTGGTTCACCTGAACAGGTTTGGTGAAACGGGAGGatggatacaaaaaataaatacggcTGTAGACTTTCCACTCACATCACTTGACCTAAGGAGCTACGTGGCAAACGACTCAGGGACTACCACAACTACCACAAACTCTTATCATCAAACCTATAATTTATATGCCGTCTCAAATCATTACGGAACTATGGACGGGGGACATTACACTGCCTATTGTAAAAGCGCTTCGCAAAACAA GTGGTACAAATATGATGATCCTACAGTGACAGAGGTATCGCCAAACGAAGTGAAATCGCAAACCGCCAGCGCCTACTTGCTCTTCTATACATCTGTACCGAATTCTCCGTACATGGTCATGTAG
- the LOC105688401 gene encoding ubiquitin carboxyl-terminal hydrolase 8 isoform X2, which translates to MTTVGILDSAQSQLIPIQNSSSISQLSVATYSKLTVHPGVKMPSTVLGRPLYCGTCINDLVRISEDIHLDKKKPKNVCQSLSKLLDQGKKYKLDGDDEMAYIVLMRWVYCIGWLQKTPEYSRNKDLLKPYVKGSQVKDILNQLEHIADKLKKRYNAKALEDGARRIVDNVENMQIKPECANDDDLMNEVSDVQLNLPDTPTDDPAKKEADKLISCMDMYQEMHKLDDRMIIIDIRARDEFESSHIKSNQCINIPADHIRLGILATDLFKSLASLGVDENRRRVIRHRTREYCDLIVLLDWQTTAASLKPTNRLNTLKTILQDWDPGVVYREIVVLEGGYKEWLTRFPTLTTNPSITPPDDEGNNIVEMLEEVEYPDWNQSDEDQPFIKVKHKPVPERSLKPTIKNILIIPKGDSLDYRNLGTTKTLDSLNDTNIYTRTDIADDAFNNGTKFHIPSTKGTDVSSMNDQDIKRRVVITQPVENELAKPAIDRSSKPVGEKTYDTNSETLLSLLKQKNETLKSKVKLENRRLELESQLFGREVAEDTNTEQKAETLKQIEVLNTTIMEKMKQFLGIEQKLREYKQDKIGVSPAQIEAQVRLQLDIGLAENEARNVAIRRNVFLNERDKKLEENLEMKKKNMSTPPKKTEPDTHKTPLRQDGPSMNSSLKRSYSSPNLAQLESRKESIDRGLDTKIPQVDRTSKPLQQQQPRTDISNDTVINRQPLRRDREQRMSPVFGNMHPGITGLKNLGNSCYMNSIIQCLSNTTSLARYFIQGFYADDLNTKNKKTQGQVVEEVAQVIKALWCGHYRSISPRDLRVAIGQYKMQFESYEQQDSHEFLTFLLDWMHNELKTKAKLETDRSLSNAEKEWDKAMGGQTSIISQLFFGQLRSTISCTTCGNSSITYESFNSLTLSLPATIRCTLDDCIRRYVSGQRVSGWRCVNCKTTRDATKKFDFVKLAPIIVVHLNRFGETGGWIQKINTAVDFPLTSLDLRSYVANDSGTTTTTTNSYHQTYNLYAVSNHYGTMDGGHYTAYCKSASQNKWYKYDDPTVTEVSPNEVKSQTASAYLLFYTSVPNSPYMVM; encoded by the exons ATGACCACAGTCGGAATTCTGGATTCGGCCCAATCCCAATTGATTCCGATACAAAATTCCTCGTCAATTTCTCAACTGTCAGTTGCGACTT ATTCAAAATTGACAGTACATCCTGGAGTAAAAATGCCAAGTACTGTGTTGGGACGGCCGTTATACTGTGGAACATGTATCAATGACTTAGTTCGTATATCTGAAGATATTCatttagacaaaaaaaaacccaaaaatgTTTGCCAAAGTCTGAGCAAATTATTAGACCAAGGAAAGAAATATAAGTTAGATGGTGATGATGAAATGGCTTACATAGTTTTAATGCGATGGGTATATTGCATAGGTTGGCTGCAGAAGACTCCTGAATACTCAAGAAATAAGGATCTTCTCAAGCCGTATGTCAAAGGATCCCAG GTCAAAGATATACTGAATCAGCTTGAACATATTGCTGATAAGTTGAAAAAGAGATATAATGCTAAAGCACTAGAAGATGGTGCCAGACGAATAGTAGACAATGTGGAGAATATGCAAATCAAACCAGAATGTGCTAATGATGACGATCTGATGAACGAGGTTAGCGATGTACAATTAAACTTGCCTGATACACCAACTGATGACCCAGCAAAGAAAGAGGCTGATAAGTTAATAAGTTGTATGGACATGTATCAAGAAATGCACAAACTAGATGATAGGATGATAATCATAGACATCAGAGCACGAGATGAGTTTGAAAGTTCACACATCAAGAGCAATCAGTGTATAAATATTCCGGCAGATCACATAAGGCTTGG AATATTAGCAACAGATCTGTTCAAGTCTTTGGCTTCTTTGGGTGTCGATGAAAATAGGCGTCGTGTCATTCGTCACAGAACTCGGGAGTACTGTGACCTAATAGTATTATTAGATTGGCAGACAACCGCAGCCTCTTTGAAACCAACCAATCGATTGAACACGTTGAAAACAATTCTACAAGATTGGGACCCTGGTGTGGTTTATCGGGAAATAGTGGTGTTGGAGGGAGGCTACAAAGAATGGTTAACACGGTTTCCCACACTCACTACAAATCCCAGTATTACGCCACCTGATGACGAGGGTAACAATATTGTGGAGATGTTGGAGGAAGTGGAATACCCTGATTGGAACCAATCAGATGAAGACCAACCGTTTATAAAAGTAAAACACAAGCCAGTTCCTGAGAGAAGCTTAAAGCCAACAATAAAAAACATTTTGATTATTCCCAAGGGTGATAGTTTGGACTATAGAAATTTAGGCACTACAAAGACTTTAGACAGCCTCAATGATACCAATATTTATACCAGGACAGATATCGCTGATGATGCATTTAATAATGGAACCAAATTTCACATTCCATCTACTAAAGGTACAGACGTCTCAAGTATGAATGATCAGGATATCAAAAGACGAGTTGTAATCACCCAACCTGTAGAAAATGAATTAGCAAAGCCAGCAATCGATCGCAGTAGTAAACCTGTTGGTGAAAAAACTTATGACACAAATTCAGAAACATTGTTGAGTTtgttgaagcaaaaaaatgaaacgctgAAGAGTAAAGTAAAGTTGGAAAATAGGAGATTAGAATTGGAGAGTCAGTTATTTGGGAGAGAAGTTGCTGAGGATACCAACACTGAACAAAAGGCTGAAACATTAAAACAAATTGAAGTGCTAAATACGACTATAATGGAAAAG ATGAAGCAATTTCTGGgtattgaacaaaaattacgaGAGTACAAACAGGACAAGATCGGGGTAAGCCCAGCACAAATTGAAGCGCAAGTTCGACTGCAGCTTGATATTGGCCTTGCAGAAAATGAGGCGAGGAATGTGGCTATTCGCCGGAATGTATTTTTGAATGAACGTGACAA AAAACTGGAGGAAAACTtggaaatgaagaagaagaatatgtCAACGCCGCCGAAAAAGACTGAGCCAGATACTCACAAAACACCTCTACGACAAGATGGACCATCAATGAACAGTTCCCTTAAACGATCGTATTCCAGTCCAAACCTCGCGCAG TTGGAATCTCGAAAAGAATCAATTGATAGAGGTCTGGATACCAAAATACCTCAAGTCGATCGAACGTCGAAACCtctgcagcagcaacagccaAGAACTGATATTTCAAATGATACTGTTATCAACCGGCAGCCCTTAAGAAGGGATCGAGAACAACGGATGAGCCCTGTCTTTGGAAATAtg CATCCTGGCATAACTGGGCTCAAGAATCTGGGAAACTCATGTTACATGAACAGCATAATCCAGTGTCTAAGTAACACAACTAGCTTAGCAAGATATTTCATACAAGGATTTTATGCCGACGATCTGAAcacgaagaataagaaaactCAAGGACAAGTTGTTGAAGAAGTTGCACAAGTGATCAAAGCCTTATGGTGTGGTCACTACCGAAGCATATCTCCTCGAGATCTCAGG GTAGCCATAGGCCAATATAAAATGCAGTTTGAGAGTTACGAACAGCAAGATTCCCATGAGTTCTTGACATTCCTCTTAGATTGGATGCATAATGAACTGAAAACG aaAGCAAAACTGGAAACAGACCGATCACTCAGCAATGCAGAGAAAGAATGGGATAAAGCAATGGGGGGTCAAACCTCTATAATTTCCCAACTATTTTTCGGTCAACTGAGATCCACGATCAGCTGCACTACATGTGGAAATAGTAGCATCACATACGAAAGTTTCAATAGCCTGACTTTATCCCTACCAGCCACCATTCGATGTACCTTAGAC GATTGCATAAGGAGATATGTAAGCGGACAAAGGGTTTCCGGGTGGAGATGCGTAAACTGCAAAACTACGAGAGATGCTACAAAAAAGTTCGATTTTGTTAAACTAGCACCTATAATTGTGGTTCACCTGAACAGGTTTGGTGAAACGGGAGGatggatacaaaaaataaatacggcTGTAGACTTTCCACTCACATCACTTGACCTAAGGAGCTACGTGGCAAACGACTCAGGGACTACCACAACTACCACAAACTCTTATCATCAAACCTATAATTTATATGCCGTCTCAAATCATTACGGAACTATGGACGGGGGACATTACACTGCCTATTGTAAAAGCGCTTCGCAAAACAA GTGGTACAAATATGATGATCCTACAGTGACAGAGGTATCGCCAAACGAAGTGAAATCGCAAACCGCCAGCGCCTACTTGCTCTTCTATACATCTGTACCGAATTCTCCGTACATGGTCATGTAG